GTCCGGCGTGGGCTCGGCGGGTGCGTCTGCGGGCGGCATCACGTCTTCGGCAGGCTTTGCCACCGGCGCCGGGCTGGAGCGGTAGTCGGCGCGGCGCTTGAGCTGAAACTCTCTCACGGCGGCATTATGCGCACCCAGGTCATCGGAGAAAATATGGCTGCCATCGCCACGGGCGACGAAATACAGACTGCTGCCCGGCACCGGGTTCAGCGCGGCATGGATCGCCTCGCGGCCGACCATGGCGATCGGCGTCGGCGGCAGGCCAGCCACCATGTAGGTGTTGTAGGGGTTGGCTTCCTTGAGGTGGGCGCGGGTCAACTTGCCGTTATAGCGCTCGCCCAGGCCGTAGATCACCGTGGGGTCGGTCTGCAGTAACATACCGACCTTCAACCGCCGCACAAAAACCCCGGCGATCTGCCCGCGCTCTTGCGGTACGCCGGTTTCCTTCTCGACAAGGGAGGCCATGATCAGTGCCTGATACGGATCGGTGTACGGCACATCGGCGGCGCGAGTGTTCCACTCCTGGGCAAGCACGTCATCCAGGCGGTTGTAGGCTTTCTTGAGAAATTCGACGTCCGTCATGCCACGCACGAAGCGGTAGGTATCGGGGAAGAACCGTCCTTCGGGAAATACGCCGGGGTGGCCGAGCTTCTCCATCACTTCGCTGTCACTCAGCCCCGGCAGGCTCTGCACAATCTTTTCGTGCTTGGCCAAGGCCGAGCGCACTTGGCGGAAATTCCAGCCTTCTACCAGGGTCAGGCTGTATTGCACCACTTCGCCGCGCTGCCACAGGCCGATCAGGCCTTGGGCGGTCATGCCGGGAGCCATACGGTATTCGCCGCTGTGCAGCGGCTGCCCATCGAGGTTGAAGCGCCAGTAAAGGCGCAACCAGAAGGCGCCATCGAGCACGCCGTCGGCTTCAAGGCGATTGAACATACCGGTAGGGGTCGCCCCAGCCGGCACATCGAGCAACTGCTCCTGGGTCAGGTTCAACGGTTGCTTCAAGGCAGCGTCGTATTTCCAGGCAGAAAAGCCCAACAGCAACGCCGCCGAGAACAGACCGACCAGCAGCAGTACAACCAGTTTTCGTATCAACTCAAATATCCAATAGCGCGCGAACAATGCCCTGCAGTTTACGGGTGAGCGGGCCAACCGGCCAGCGCATCGCAGCGTACCCGCGCACCGGCCAAATGCCATAAACGCTGTTGCACATGAAAACTTCGTCGGCCTGCTGCAGTTGCTCGACAGTGATATCAGCCACGGCCACCGGGACGCCCAGCGTTTGTGCCTGGGCCAGGATCTCGGCGCGCATCACCCCGGCTACGCCGCAACGATTCAGATCGGCGGTTAGTAACAAGCCGTTGCGCACCAGGAACAGGTTGCTGAATACACCCTCGATCACACGCCCGGACATATCCAGCATCAAGCCTTCGGCGTGCTCGGCATCCTGCCACTCGGCACGGGCGATCACCTGCTCCAAGCGATTAAGGTGCTTGAGACCGGCCAGCAACGGCTGTTCAGCCAGGCGGGTGGCACACGCAAACAGGCGGATGCCATCGATTGCATGGGCGGGGGGATAAGTAGCGGGCGGACTGCCCTGCAAGATACGACGCACCGGCGCGTCAGGGTTGATCCCATAACCGCGCAGGCTGTCGCCGCGGGTGAGGATCAGTTTGAGAATACCGCTGCCAAGGGCGCCAGCGTAGGCCAGCACTTCGTGGCGGATCACGGTCGGCTCCGCCA
This region of Pseudomonas asgharzadehiana genomic DNA includes:
- the mltG gene encoding endolytic transglycosylase MltG, which gives rise to MIRKLVVLLLVGLFSAALLLGFSAWKYDAALKQPLNLTQEQLLDVPAGATPTGMFNRLEADGVLDGAFWLRLYWRFNLDGQPLHSGEYRMAPGMTAQGLIGLWQRGEVVQYSLTLVEGWNFRQVRSALAKHEKIVQSLPGLSDSEVMEKLGHPGVFPEGRFFPDTYRFVRGMTDVEFLKKAYNRLDDVLAQEWNTRAADVPYTDPYQALIMASLVEKETGVPQERGQIAGVFVRRLKVGMLLQTDPTVIYGLGERYNGKLTRAHLKEANPYNTYMVAGLPPTPIAMVGREAIHAALNPVPGSSLYFVARGDGSHIFSDDLGAHNAAVREFQLKRRADYRSSPAPVAKPAEDVMPPADAPAEPTPDTAAPQSPQ
- the pabC gene encoding aminodeoxychorismate lyase, yielding MYSWVDGQPADSVPLKDRGLAYGDGLFETMVVKAGQPVLLDRHLQRLDEGCRRLALVAEPTVIRHEVLAYAGALGSGILKLILTRGDSLRGYGINPDAPVRRILQGSPPATYPPAHAIDGIRLFACATRLAEQPLLAGLKHLNRLEQVIARAEWQDAEHAEGLMLDMSGRVIEGVFSNLFLVRNGLLLTADLNRCGVAGVMRAEILAQAQTLGVPVAVADITVEQLQQADEVFMCNSVYGIWPVRGYAAMRWPVGPLTRKLQGIVRALLDI